CATCGACGCCGCCGCCGAGGCCGGCTGCGACGCCGTGAAGTTCCAGAAGCGCACCCCGGAGATCTGCACCCCGCGCGACCAGTGGGACATCGAACGCGACACCCCCTGGGGCCGGATGACCTACATCGACTACCGCCACAAGGTCGAGTTCGGCGAGGACGAGTACCGCGCCATCGACGAGCACTGCGCCAAGCGCGGCATCGACTGGTTCGCCTCCCCGTGGGACACCGAGGCGGTCGCCTTCCTCGAGAAGTTCGACGTCCCCGCCCACAAGGTGGCCTCCGCCTCCCTCACCGACGACGAGCTGTTGCGCGCCCTGCGCGCCACCGGCCGCACCGTCGTGCTGTCCACCGGGATGTCCACCCCGCAGCAGATCCGCCACGCGGTGGAGGTGCTCGGCAGCGCCAACATCCTTCTCTGTCACGCCACTTCCACCTACCCGGCCAAGGCCGAGGAGCTCAACCTGCGGGTCATCGACACCCTGCGGGACGAGTACCCCAACGTCCCGATCGGCTACTCCGGCCACGAGACGGGCCTGCAGACCACCCTCGCCGCCGTCGCCCTCGGCGCCACCTTCGTCGAGCGGCACATCACCCTCGACCGCGCGATGTGGGGCTCCGACCAGGCCGCCTCCGTCGAGCCCGGCGGCCTCACCCGCCTGGTCCGCGACATCCGCACCATCGAGACCGCCCTCGGCGACGGGGTCAAGCGGGTCTACGAGTCCGAGCTCGGCCCCATGAAGAAGCTCCGCCGCGTCCGGGGCGAGCTGGCAGCCGTCTGACCCCCGGTCCGGCGCGTACGAGTTCCGCCCCCCGACAAGGAGTACGTGGTGACCCCCTCCGCCTCCACCCTGGCGTTCGTCGAGAGCCCGGTCCAACTCCTCAACGTGCTGGAGTGGGCGCACGCGCGCAGCGCCCCGTCGGGCTCCGGCCCGCAGCAGCCGCAGTTGGACGGGGTCCCGCGCCAGCGGGGGCCCGGCGCCGGCGGGGCGGAACCCGGCCCGGACCGGGCCCGCGCGGAGGGGGGCGGCGGGGTCGGGCCCGGCGGCGAACCGGCTCCGGCGGGCGCGGGGTCCCCCCTGAGGATCGTCGTCCTGCCGCCCACCGACCCGATGTCCCGCGGGCAGCTGCGCCGGATGGCCGCGCTGGCGCGGGACGAGGGGTACGACGTGTGCTGGCAGGAGGCGCGCGGCAGCCGGTTCGCGCCGCTGAAGGCGCTGGCCGCGCTGGCGCGCGACGTCCGCGCGGCGCGCACGGTCGTCATCGGCGACCCCTTCTCGCGTTACGTCCAGCTGCTGCTGACCCTCGTGCGCGCCGATGAGCTCGTCGTGGTCGACGACGGCACCGCCACCATGGAGTTCATCGCTCAGACCGCCCGCGGCGAACGCCTCGTACGCTGGCACCGGGTCGGCGGCGGGGGACTGCCCGGCCGGGTCCGCGAGCTGGCGTACGCGCCCGTCTCGGCGACCGCGCGCCGCCGCTTCACCCCCGTCGGGGGCCGCGGCCGCCGCGTCGAGGTGTTCAGCTCGATGCCCGTCACCGCCCACGGCGCCATGACCCTGCGGGTCAACGACTTCGCCTGGACCCGCGCCCGCTTCGGCCCGCCCCGCCTGACCAAGGGCACCGACCTGGTCGGCACCTCGCTGGTGGAGACCGGCGTGGTGGACCCGGCCCGCTACCTGGAAGCGGTGCGTGCCCTCACCCTGGAGCACGGCGCCACCCGCTACTTCGCGCACCGCCGCGAGTCCCCGGAGAAGCTGCGCACGCTGAGCCAGGCGACCGGACTGGAGATCGTGCGCCCGGACCTGCCGCTGGAGCTGATCGCGCGGCGCGGTCCGGTCGGCAGGACGATCGTCAGTTTTCCGTCCACGGTCGTCCACACGCTGCCGTACGCCCTGACCGGTACCGGTGTGACCGTCGCCGTATGCGATGTGGACCCCGCCTGGCTCACCGGGTCCGCGTCCGCGCGCGCCCGCAGCTTCCTCGCCGGGGTCACCGACACCGCCCGTGATGTGCGCAGACTTCCTGCCCAGGCGGCTCCCACGGCCGGATGAGCGCGCGAGTTTACCCCCGGGGACACCCGGTCATGCGCCAGAGGCCGTGTTTCTTTCCCCTAACGGCATGAACTTTTCGGGATCCCCGGCCAGTTGACCCGCCCGTGCGCCTACCCTTCAACGGGTGAACCAGTTGATGTCCCGCGAGTCCCAGACCGCCCAGCCCGCCGCGTCCGACCGGCCCGAGCTGCCCGGCACACTTCCGGACCACCTGCGTACCGAACTGATCGCCTTCCGCCGGGACTTGCACATGCACCCGGAGCTCGGACACCAGGAATTCCGTACCACCGCGGCGATCAAGGCCCGGCTGGAGAAAGCTGGCCTGCGACCACGGGTGCTGAAGTCCGGCACGGGCCTGATCTGTGACGTCGGCACCTGGGACGGGGGCCGGCCGATGCTGGCCCTGCGCGCGGACATCGACGCCCTGCCCATCCCGGATGCCAAGACGCACGTCTCGTACCGATCGACCTTCCCGGACCGCGCCCACGCCTGCGGCCACGACGTGCACACCGCGGTCGTCCTCGGCGCCGGCCTGGTGCTCGCCGAGCTCGACCGGCAGGGGCTGCTGCCCCGCCCCGTGCGGCTGCTCTTCCAGCCCGCCGAGGAGGTGCTCCCCGGCGGGGCCACCGATGCCATCGACTCCGGGGTGCTGGACGGCGTGGGCAGGATCGTCGCCGTGCACTGCGACCCCCGGGTCGACGCGGGGCGGATCGGGCTGCGGGCCGGCCCCATCACCTCGGCCTGCGACCGGCTGGAGGTCACCCTCACCGGCTCCGGCGGGCACACCGCTCGGCCGCACCTGACCACCGACCTGGTGACGGCCGCCGCCCGGGTGGCCGTCGACGCCCCGGCCCTGCTGGCCCGCCGGATGGACGCCCGCTCGGGCATGTCGGTCACCTGGGGCCGGATCGAGGCCGGGCACGCCTGCAACGTCATCCCGATGCACGCCGAGCTGTCCGGAACCGTCCGGTGCCTGGAGCTGAACGCCTGGCACGAGGCGCCGGACATGATCCACGCGGCGATCGACGAGATCGCGACCATGCACGGGGCCAAGTTCGAGATCAACCACGTGCGCGGGGTGCCGCCGGTGGTCAACGACCCGGTGATCACCGAATTGCTGCGCGAGGCGATGGCGGCCCGCTGCGGCACCGAGTCGGTCGAGGACACCGAGCAGAGCCTGGGCGGGGAGGACTTCTCCTGGTACCTGGAGCATGTCCCGGGCGCCATGGCCCGCCTGGGGGTCCGCGCACCCGGCGACACCGCCAAGCACGATCTGCACCGCGGTGACTTCGACGTGGACGAGGACGCGATCGCGGTCGGCGTGGAGTTCTTCACGGCCGCCGCGCTGCTGGACGGGCGTCGAGCCGTGCCCGCCAGGTAGCGGCCGGGGCGAATTTCCCTACAACATCAACGGATCTTCCGTCGGGCGTGTCCAGCCCTTGGTGCACAAGGGCTGGGCACGTAAGGAGTCACCAATCGGTCACTGTCTGGTTCACGACGATCCGATAACGACTCATGAACGGGCCTTTAACTGACATCTACGCGCGTTACGATCGCCGCGAAACCAGCGCCGGTCGTGGCGCTTCGGTCAGGTTTTGAAGGAGCCTCCCCTTGCGCCGGATCACCAGGATCGCCACCGTGGGCATCGCGTCCGCTGCGCTGGCCCTCTCGGCCACCGCCTGTGGCGGTAAGAAGTCCTCTGACACCTCTTCCTCCCCCTCGGAGTCGGGTCAGAAGTCCGCTGCCATCGCGTACGACATCGGCGGCCGCGGCGACCAGTCGTTCAACGACGCCGCCTACGCCGGCCTGAAGAAGGCCGAAACCGATCTGAAGATCAAGGGCGCCGAGGCGGAGCCCACCGACGGTGAGGGCGAGGCCGACAAGGTCCAGCGCCTCACCGAGCTCGCCCGCAAGGGCAACAACCCGGTCATCGGCGTCGGTTTCGCCTATGCCCCGGCCATCAAGAAGGTCGCGCCGAAGTTCCCGGACACCACGTTCGGCATCATCGACGACACCTCGGTGACCGGCCCGAACATCGCCAACCTCGTCTTCAACGAGGAGCAGGGCTCCTACCTGGCCGGCGTCGCCGCCGCCAAGGTGTCCAAGACCGGCACGGTCGGCTTCATCGGCGGTGTCGAGGTTCCGCTGATCAAGAAGTTCGAGGCGGGCTTCACCCAGGGCGTCAAGGACACCAACCCGAACGCCAAGGTGCTCTCCGCGTACCTGACGCAGCCGCCGAACTTCGACGGTTTCGCCAAGCCCGACCTCGGCAAGGCCGCCGCGCTGGGCCAGCTCGACGCGGGCGGCGCCGACGTGGTCTACGCCGCTGCCGGTCTGGCCGGCTCCGGCGCCATCGAGGCCGCCTCCTCCAAGGGCAAGTGGGCCATCGGCGTCGACTCGGACCAGTACAACCAGGCAGGTCTGGCGAAGTACAAGGACTCCATCCTGACCTCGGTCACGAAGGACGTCGAGGACTCGGTCTTCAACCTGGTCAAGTCGGTCCAGGACGGCAAGCCGACCACCGGTGAGATCCGCTACGGCCTGGACAAGGACGGCGTCGGCCTGGCCGACTCCAACCCGAAGTACAAGGAGATGGCCGACGTCATCGCCGCGGTGGAGAAGGCCAAGGCCGACATCATCGGCAAGAAGATCGTCGTCAAGACCCAGCCGTAAGGCCGTCTCTGACATGTAGTCCTGGTCTCCGGGGTCCGGGAAGCGGTCTCGACCGCTCCCGGGCCCCGAGCCACGTTCTGTGATCACTATTCTGTGACCAAGTGGCCCCGTGGCCGCGAGTTTTCACTTCCGACAGTGCTACGCGCGTAGAAGCATCGTGGACGCGATACTTTCACTCCCCGCCCTGTCCCCCCCTGCCTTCCGCTCCTTCCGCGCCAAGGAGAGTGCGTCATCAACGCGTCCAGCCCGCCCCCCGCCGTAGAACTGCACGGCATCACCAAGCGCTTCCCCGGCGTCGTCGCCAACAAGGACATCGCGATCACCGTCCGCAA
Above is a genomic segment from Streptomyces sp. NBC_01233 containing:
- a CDS encoding N-acetylneuraminate synthase family protein, yielding MTSTPDPRLRTFGARTAGPGRPVYVVGEIGINHNGDLGNAFALIDAAAEAGCDAVKFQKRTPEICTPRDQWDIERDTPWGRMTYIDYRHKVEFGEDEYRAIDEHCAKRGIDWFASPWDTEAVAFLEKFDVPAHKVASASLTDDELLRALRATGRTVVLSTGMSTPQQIRHAVEVLGSANILLCHATSTYPAKAEELNLRVIDTLRDEYPNVPIGYSGHETGLQTTLAAVALGATFVERHITLDRAMWGSDQAASVEPGGLTRLVRDIRTIETALGDGVKRVYESELGPMKKLRRVRGELAAV
- a CDS encoding amidohydrolase, translated to MSRESQTAQPAASDRPELPGTLPDHLRTELIAFRRDLHMHPELGHQEFRTTAAIKARLEKAGLRPRVLKSGTGLICDVGTWDGGRPMLALRADIDALPIPDAKTHVSYRSTFPDRAHACGHDVHTAVVLGAGLVLAELDRQGLLPRPVRLLFQPAEEVLPGGATDAIDSGVLDGVGRIVAVHCDPRVDAGRIGLRAGPITSACDRLEVTLTGSGGHTARPHLTTDLVTAAARVAVDAPALLARRMDARSGMSVTWGRIEAGHACNVIPMHAELSGTVRCLELNAWHEAPDMIHAAIDEIATMHGAKFEINHVRGVPPVVNDPVITELLREAMAARCGTESVEDTEQSLGGEDFSWYLEHVPGAMARLGVRAPGDTAKHDLHRGDFDVDEDAIAVGVEFFTAAALLDGRRAVPAR
- a CDS encoding BMP family lipoprotein encodes the protein MRRITRIATVGIASAALALSATACGGKKSSDTSSSPSESGQKSAAIAYDIGGRGDQSFNDAAYAGLKKAETDLKIKGAEAEPTDGEGEADKVQRLTELARKGNNPVIGVGFAYAPAIKKVAPKFPDTTFGIIDDTSVTGPNIANLVFNEEQGSYLAGVAAAKVSKTGTVGFIGGVEVPLIKKFEAGFTQGVKDTNPNAKVLSAYLTQPPNFDGFAKPDLGKAAALGQLDAGGADVVYAAAGLAGSGAIEAASSKGKWAIGVDSDQYNQAGLAKYKDSILTSVTKDVEDSVFNLVKSVQDGKPTTGEIRYGLDKDGVGLADSNPKYKEMADVIAAVEKAKADIIGKKIVVKTQP